The Mauremys mutica isolate MM-2020 ecotype Southern chromosome 1, ASM2049712v1, whole genome shotgun sequence genome has a segment encoding these proteins:
- the LOC123369944 gene encoding stefin-C-like, with protein MSSMGGWSETLDATRKVQVIADEVKPQLEEKDKKPYPVFVAIKYRSQMVAGTNYLIKVSVSNSNDECVHLKVFQSLPHEKKGPSLTSYETGKTKNDPLEPF; from the exons ATGTCATCAATGGGAGGCTGGTCGGAGACCTTGGATGCGACCCGAAAAGTCCAAGTGATTGCTGACGAG GTGAAGCCACAGCTGGAAGAGAAAGACAAGAAGCCATATCCGGTCTTTGTAGCCATAAAATATAGAAGTCAGATGGTTGCTGGAACAAACTACTTAATTAAG GTCTCTGTCAGCAACAGCAATGATGAGTGTGTACACTTGAAGGTGTTCCAAAGCCTTCCTCATGAAAAGAAGGGGCCCAGTCTTACCAGCTATGAGACTGGCAAAACCAAAAATGATCCATTGGAGCCATTTTGA